A window of the Gossypium hirsutum isolate 1008001.06 chromosome A05, Gossypium_hirsutum_v2.1, whole genome shotgun sequence genome harbors these coding sequences:
- the LOC121229033 gene encoding RNA-binding protein 38, translating to MTAAYPSYRSPFGDTTLTKVFVGGLAWETPTDDMRRYFEQFGEILEAVIITDKITGKSKGYGFVTFRDPESARKACVDPNPIINGRRANCNIASLGRPTPSPPRGSIQGSNPYQVVGQQGAPSYSGVAAPLPPPPPPAPVFYAPYGYTTYGPEYRYHQAVYNPQIQQPQHYHQLYGSSSSSSMGSPYYYGYCLQPPRGTFSAQRFHGPSYLYYPTPMEGSSTNPPPPPFPSSSDSQTQQHTTTETEDGATTSESPKP from the exons ATGACGGCTGCTTATCCATCTTACCGATCACCATTCGGTGACACGACGTTGACGAAAGTGTTTGTTGGAGGATTGGCTTGGGAGACACCCACCGATGACATGCGTAGGTATTTTGAACAGTTTGGAGAGATTCTTGAAGCTGTTATCATCACTGATAAAATAACTGGGAAATCTAAAGGATATGGCTTT GTTACTTTTCGTGATCCAGAATCAGCTAGGAAAGCTTGTGTTGATCCAAACCCTATAATCAATGGAAGAAGAGCAAATTGTAACATTGCGTCACTTGGAAGGCCTACACCTTCACCTCCACGAG GAAGCATTCAAGGTAGCAATCCTTATCAGGTTGTTGGACAGCAAGGTGCACCATCTTATAGTGGAGTTGCAGCACCACTGCCACCACCTCCACCTCCGGCTCCGGTCTTTTATGCACCATACGG GTACACAACTTACGGTCCTGAATATAGGTATCACCAA GCTGTCTATAATCCACAAATTCAGCAGCCACAACACTATCATCAACTTTAtggatcatcatcatcatcatcaatgggCTCCCCATATTATTATGGGTATTGTTTGCAACCTCCAAGAGGGACATTTTCTGCACAACGCTTCCATGGACCTTCCTATCTTTACTATCCTACTCCAATGGAGGGGTCCTCCACCAATCCTCCTCCCCCACCCTTTCCCTCTTCCTCag ATTCTCAGACTCAACAACATACCACAACAGAAACAGAAGATGGTGCCACTACATCTGAAAGTCCAAAACCCTAA